In Fluviispira sanaruensis, a genomic segment contains:
- a CDS encoding coiled-coil domain-containing protein, with the protein MFENKKFKRIIALSFSTCLFYSCNKNSVEYSNMDSANEKRINAISLSAANSTFHDGTSSHVSYADMAQRVKNCSIDNLEFKNEIKEIFKEYNNKDLLSHVGNTAIPLVSILDKITKLTHSEKPANANIYACYYPELYLANALLMNTLQRVPLAPFNQESLLTSHSTDDPAESENWNEQDNFNKSRFAKLNGLIRSATIALQLAEKERRFSDKIPRIYSFDKKGNKQYLFGFKENISEESLDYQLRAFAEALSAIGFYERAIYRWNGVTSAKELNMPVTLPNESLQDDLEELNTQYPDSNPEEHNNKKLPLKLVIAADLLNAGQFATAALSGNNCNKNNTSNDVPTHFNSMCSELATIKEKAIKIDLKRLVCSSASKVEIEKSPADNLANMFWEEAECDKYIKSEPELANSYLNLKGLSYNFVNPASLNPLRLQERLKFLQSKFEGLKGKTSQINLLQTHDFENKKQEIFDNIEFLKNEFEVSKKLVTKASSELEFNRNQLDATQILFDGSQNEIEQAKIQQKNQFRNYVLNLSALQKLKSVKKSFDNYSSQKLAEKQNNAKDLCSNGNSETCSFDIRGIISNLTKEKYEIATNDWKNNCGKLVNRLNSVTAIIGNTGCDLSAVMNELNTPEYDANNFLNIFRKLPKTILPACKMAVISEARTRLKDSDFEKSLSYDEKTINYCRSTEKSKQENNLIVKCDEIIKNLDSFKGIINYLYKDFSYSSKSEPGYFSGLQNNINYANTVAMSNAEKIYIENYLGVNAENRHLLTEPQKFCSAILEYSENGHRPKFASILDARIEIEQAELQSLQINQSMTQLQIEIDNIQAQFKNLENILRIDEELTSKVLNSLENFADSNYFDSFYIGSIENIRFTELETAIDKQKIYKAQLQATKASEKVAQESLSIAQLQTENLQFSIARAKAKYQSHENSSVLITSLSPNLQSFLNYIPDIYKVSALAKDYLNLATNKILNMPSGSRILAHDHYTNILDLVSRTKVNCSYLASFYDAQNCLVDLSTLQEKLLFKNNSLYSQQKILSLQIYSSDYRDSMQFIADDSEQIFDNQFLDNLNAKGLSSLNFDEKFLSIKNLILDEFNNEHYNSRLIDVTVNIIQDNPRINQYNSYPFSVQANLAYLMHDGLDKNSLNSDQCGENFSNYSNNQYNEFMTKIDYEKDQYALYGKSFPYLFDPLHAQNSMCTKVKTTYSELPDEINYLDNRFSSLKWVQLLSKDPNSSPLVNDAYWKPLTGYLSNTKNILSNLEQHTNQLSGCLNSDDLNSSSCASAKASVEHSFAGLPLLGNYTFVYAPFHLDKKVNQKRKSDQKIKTVGVEFNFIISN; encoded by the coding sequence ATGTTTGAAAACAAGAAGTTTAAAAGAATCATAGCATTGTCATTTTCCACCTGTTTATTTTACTCTTGCAATAAAAATAGCGTTGAATATTCAAATATGGATAGTGCAAACGAAAAACGTATCAATGCAATCAGTTTAAGCGCGGCTAATTCTACCTTTCATGATGGAACCAGCTCGCATGTTTCCTATGCAGATATGGCGCAAAGAGTAAAAAATTGTTCAATTGATAACTTAGAATTTAAAAATGAAATCAAAGAAATATTCAAAGAATATAATAATAAAGATCTTCTCAGCCATGTTGGAAATACTGCAATTCCATTAGTGAGTATACTCGATAAAATAACTAAACTCACTCATTCTGAGAAACCAGCAAATGCTAATATCTATGCATGCTATTATCCTGAGTTGTATTTGGCCAATGCTCTGCTTATGAACACTTTGCAAAGAGTTCCCTTGGCTCCATTCAATCAAGAATCTTTATTAACTTCACACAGTACAGATGACCCCGCTGAAAGTGAAAATTGGAATGAACAAGACAATTTTAATAAAAGTCGTTTTGCAAAATTAAATGGTCTTATTCGTTCTGCTACGATTGCTCTTCAGTTGGCTGAAAAAGAGCGTCGTTTTTCTGATAAAATTCCACGTATTTATTCCTTCGATAAAAAAGGGAACAAACAATATTTATTTGGTTTTAAAGAAAATATCAGCGAAGAAAGTCTAGATTATCAGCTTCGAGCTTTTGCGGAAGCTCTGTCAGCTATTGGCTTTTATGAGCGCGCAATATATCGTTGGAATGGAGTGACTTCTGCAAAAGAATTAAATATGCCTGTTACTTTACCTAATGAAAGTTTACAGGATGATCTCGAAGAATTAAATACTCAATATCCTGATTCAAACCCAGAAGAACACAACAATAAGAAGCTTCCCTTAAAACTGGTTATTGCAGCCGACCTTCTCAATGCAGGGCAATTTGCAACAGCTGCTCTGAGTGGAAATAATTGCAACAAAAATAATACAAGCAACGATGTTCCAACTCATTTTAATTCTATGTGCTCAGAACTTGCAACCATAAAAGAAAAAGCAATTAAAATTGATTTAAAACGTTTGGTCTGTTCCAGTGCCAGTAAAGTTGAAATTGAAAAATCACCTGCAGATAATTTAGCCAATATGTTTTGGGAAGAGGCGGAGTGTGATAAATACATAAAATCAGAACCAGAGCTTGCCAATAGTTATCTAAACTTAAAAGGACTTTCTTATAACTTTGTCAATCCAGCATCGCTCAATCCATTGCGCTTGCAAGAACGGTTAAAGTTTTTACAAAGTAAATTTGAAGGCTTGAAAGGTAAAACATCGCAAATAAATCTTTTGCAGACTCACGATTTTGAAAATAAAAAACAAGAAATATTTGATAATATTGAATTCTTAAAAAATGAATTTGAGGTGAGTAAAAAGCTTGTTACAAAGGCAAGTTCTGAGTTAGAGTTCAATAGAAATCAACTCGACGCTACACAAATTTTGTTCGATGGTTCGCAAAATGAAATTGAGCAAGCAAAAATTCAACAGAAGAATCAATTTAGAAATTATGTTTTAAATCTCAGTGCATTGCAAAAACTAAAAAGTGTAAAGAAAAGCTTTGATAATTATAGCTCACAAAAACTGGCAGAAAAGCAAAATAATGCGAAAGATTTATGTAGTAATGGAAATTCAGAAACATGTTCTTTTGACATTCGAGGAATAATTTCGAACTTAACCAAGGAAAAGTATGAAATAGCAACAAACGATTGGAAAAATAATTGTGGAAAACTTGTCAATCGTTTAAACTCTGTCACAGCTATTATAGGTAATACGGGTTGTGATTTATCGGCAGTTATGAATGAATTAAATACTCCTGAATATGATGCTAATAATTTTTTAAATATTTTTAGGAAATTGCCAAAGACTATTCTTCCTGCATGCAAAATGGCAGTGATATCTGAAGCAAGAACTCGTTTAAAAGATTCAGATTTTGAAAAATCCCTTAGTTATGATGAAAAAACTATTAATTATTGTCGATCTACAGAAAAATCAAAACAAGAAAATAATTTAATTGTCAAATGTGATGAAATTATTAAGAATTTAGATTCATTTAAAGGAATAATCAACTATCTATATAAAGATTTTTCATATTCATCTAAAAGCGAACCAGGTTATTTTTCAGGGTTGCAGAATAACATAAATTATGCAAATACTGTGGCAATGTCAAATGCTGAAAAAATATATATTGAAAACTACTTAGGCGTGAATGCTGAAAATAGACATTTATTAACAGAACCACAAAAATTCTGTTCAGCAATTTTAGAATATTCCGAGAATGGTCACAGGCCAAAGTTTGCATCAATTTTAGATGCTCGAATTGAAATAGAACAAGCAGAGTTACAATCGCTACAAATTAATCAATCAATGACTCAGTTACAGATTGAAATAGATAATATTCAAGCACAATTTAAAAATCTAGAAAACATTCTTAGAATTGATGAAGAGTTGACAAGCAAAGTTTTAAATTCTTTGGAAAACTTTGCTGACAGCAATTACTTTGATTCTTTTTATATAGGAAGTATCGAAAACATTAGATTTACAGAACTTGAAACTGCCATAGATAAGCAGAAAATTTATAAAGCTCAATTGCAGGCAACAAAAGCATCGGAAAAAGTAGCACAAGAAAGTCTTTCTATTGCCCAATTGCAAACAGAAAATTTACAGTTTTCGATAGCGCGTGCAAAAGCTAAATACCAGAGTCATGAAAATAGTTCGGTACTAATTACCTCACTCAGTCCAAATTTACAGAGTTTTTTAAATTATATTCCAGATATTTATAAAGTAAGTGCTCTGGCAAAAGATTATTTAAATCTAGCAACAAATAAAATTTTAAATATGCCATCAGGTTCAAGAATTCTTGCGCATGATCATTATACAAATATTTTAGATTTAGTTTCTAGGACCAAAGTAAACTGTTCCTATTTGGCTTCTTTCTATGATGCGCAAAATTGTTTAGTTGACTTAAGTACATTGCAGGAAAAACTTTTATTCAAAAATAATAGTTTATATAGTCAGCAGAAAATTTTAAGTTTACAAATCTATTCAAGTGATTATAGGGATAGCATGCAATTTATTGCAGATGATTCGGAACAGATCTTCGACAATCAGTTTTTGGATAATCTTAACGCAAAAGGTCTTTCTAGTTTAAATTTTGATGAAAAGTTTCTCTCAATTAAAAACCTTATTCTGGATGAGTTTAATAATGAACATTATAACTCACGTCTTATTGATGTAACTGTTAATATAATTCAAGATAATCCAAGAATTAATCAATATAATTCGTATCCATTTTCAGTTCAAGCTAATTTAGCATATTTAATGCATGATGGACTTGATAAAAATTCTCTTAATTCAGATCAATGTGGGGAAAACTTTAGCAATTATAGCAATAATCAATATAATGAGTTTATGACAAAAATAGACTACGAAAAAGATCAATATGCTCTCTATGGCAAGAGCTTCCCATATTTATTTGATCCTTTACATGCACAGAACTCAATGTGTACAAAGGTCAAAACCACTTATTCGGAATTACCTGACGAAATAAATTATTTAGATAATAGATTTTCATCTCTTAAATGGGTTCAATTATTGTCAAAGGATCCCAACAGTTCTCCCTTGGTAAATGATGCTTATTGGAAACCGCTAACAGGGTATTTATCAAACACTAAAAATATACTGTCGAATCTCGAACAACACACCAATCAATTATCAGGCTGTCTCAACTCAGATGATCTCAATTCCTCTTCTTGTGCGAGTGCAAAGGCCTCTGTTGAGCATTCATTTGCTGGATTGCCTCTTTTAGGCAATTACACATTTGTCTATGCACCATTTCATTTAGATAAAAAAGTGAATCAGAAAAGGAAAAGCGATCAGAAAATCAAGACAGTTGGTGTTGAATTTAATTTTATTATTTCAAACTGA
- a CDS encoding RCC1 domain-containing protein: MKKKLVYLSYSCLLLAHGATLADAANNSRKKRSVIWNRTGLFSSIYSNNNSYCSLSENSANLTCFNLYSDFTRLPPNQSEILGNFSSVSLGDNHSCGINSEDSSIYCWGQKKYSSLSNGNPGDENIPKKILLEKTFKTINVSRKNSYAIDSDGYLWGWGDTSQGQLPVFHSTNINNNIGEIFEAQQIDLAGKTFLSVASGDGFFCALTNEVSTNNNVEKSGHIYCAGNNSFGQTGQRNFAGNSTELVQVNNNKYLEIAAGDSHVCAINLDRKVECWGNNSFGQLSYNPILNSYLSNPSPVVHFENPDFAKLNFKSLSLSNYSSCAITTEDISYCFGDNTFGQIGGDPKEGSLEIKNRNGFSNYAHFKPKKLMPSPIISIAGNSRSTCVVTQNKDIQCFGFIQKNTYSSVSVGSNYICGISSFKTRAFCSSFNGSISDILANPWSAPLVTPWASPQAFTQVSVGFDHTCAVSNESPLNSYCWSNPESSSATQRTYPQVITSLTSPMKKIVVGNSHSCAIRKEDGALFCAGENNYGQLGNGTFTNSLNATEFTQVSINNVQFIDLALSGNATCALSAKHEVYCFGSNAKGELGLGISYRNKKKTPEKIENLKLLSIVGGEKHFCGIKKTKKAKENKVVCWGDNSEEQIAYSGDKINKPVDLANTKNMTQITAQGSTTCMLSDKQEAYCLGKNQNGIIDPIKLRENFSRIKRVQAHKKFKSLSLGENQACGILTLDNTLACWGKSH, from the coding sequence TTGAAAAAAAAGTTAGTTTATCTTTCATATTCCTGCTTATTATTAGCGCATGGGGCAACACTTGCAGATGCTGCTAATAATTCGCGAAAAAAAAGGAGTGTGATATGGAATCGAACAGGATTGTTTTCAAGTATTTATAGTAACAACAATTCATACTGTTCTTTATCAGAAAATTCAGCAAATTTGACTTGTTTTAATCTTTATTCTGATTTTACTCGCCTTCCCCCAAATCAATCAGAAATATTAGGAAATTTTTCAAGTGTGAGCTTGGGAGACAATCACAGCTGTGGAATTAATTCTGAAGATTCTTCTATTTATTGCTGGGGACAAAAAAAGTACAGCTCATTAAGTAACGGAAATCCCGGTGATGAGAATATTCCTAAAAAAATACTATTAGAAAAAACTTTTAAAACGATCAATGTCTCAAGAAAAAACTCTTATGCCATTGACAGTGATGGTTACCTTTGGGGCTGGGGCGATACATCGCAAGGGCAGTTGCCTGTTTTTCATTCTACCAATATAAATAATAATATTGGAGAAATATTTGAAGCTCAGCAAATAGATTTAGCGGGGAAGACTTTTTTATCCGTTGCCTCTGGTGACGGATTTTTTTGTGCTCTTACAAATGAAGTTTCAACAAATAACAATGTAGAAAAAAGTGGACATATTTATTGCGCAGGCAATAATTCCTTTGGTCAAACGGGACAAAGAAATTTTGCTGGGAACTCGACTGAACTTGTTCAAGTTAACAATAATAAATATTTAGAGATTGCTGCTGGAGACTCGCATGTTTGTGCTATTAACTTGGACAGAAAAGTAGAGTGTTGGGGAAACAATAGCTTTGGGCAACTTTCATACAATCCCATATTAAATTCTTATCTATCGAATCCTTCCCCAGTTGTGCATTTCGAGAACCCAGATTTTGCAAAATTAAACTTCAAATCGCTCAGTTTAAGCAATTACTCCTCCTGTGCCATTACAACTGAAGATATTTCTTATTGTTTTGGTGACAACACATTTGGCCAAATAGGAGGAGATCCCAAAGAGGGTTCTTTAGAAATAAAGAACAGGAATGGATTTAGCAATTATGCTCATTTTAAGCCCAAAAAACTCATGCCTTCACCAATTATTTCAATAGCTGGAAACTCAAGATCAACTTGTGTTGTGACTCAGAATAAAGACATCCAATGTTTTGGTTTTATTCAAAAAAATACTTATTCAAGTGTCAGTGTTGGTAGCAATTATATTTGTGGAATCAGCTCATTTAAAACCCGCGCATTTTGCTCAAGTTTTAACGGTAGTATATCGGATATATTAGCAAATCCTTGGAGTGCACCTCTCGTAACTCCGTGGGCCAGTCCACAGGCATTTACGCAAGTGAGCGTGGGATTTGATCACACTTGTGCAGTGAGCAATGAAAGCCCTTTGAACAGTTATTGCTGGTCCAATCCAGAGAGTTCCTCTGCAACTCAACGTACATATCCACAGGTCATCACTTCGTTAACTTCACCCATGAAAAAAATAGTTGTTGGCAATAGTCATTCCTGCGCCATACGTAAAGAAGATGGGGCTCTTTTTTGTGCTGGTGAAAATAATTATGGGCAATTGGGCAATGGAACATTTACAAATTCTTTAAATGCAACAGAGTTCACTCAAGTCAGTATTAATAACGTCCAGTTTATCGACCTTGCTTTGAGTGGGAATGCAACTTGCGCTCTATCTGCAAAACACGAAGTCTATTGTTTTGGCAGCAATGCGAAAGGTGAATTGGGCCTTGGAATATCTTATCGAAATAAAAAAAAGACTCCGGAAAAAATTGAGAATCTTAAACTGCTCAGCATTGTCGGTGGAGAAAAACATTTCTGTGGAATCAAAAAAACAAAAAAGGCAAAAGAAAATAAAGTCGTATGTTGGGGCGATAATAGCGAAGAGCAAATTGCCTACAGCGGCGATAAAATAAATAAACCGGTCGATTTAGCAAATACAAAAAATATGACGCAAATCACAGCGCAGGGAAGTACAACTTGCATGTTAAGTGACAAGCAGGAAGCTTATTGTTTGGGCAAAAATCAAAATGGAATCATTGATCCTATAAAATTAAGAGAGAATTTCTCGAGAATCAAACGTGTTCAGGCGCATAAAAAATTTAAGTCATTGAGTTTAGGTGAAAATCAAGCATGTGGAATTTTAACTTTAGACAACACACTTGCTTGTTGGGGAAAATCTCACTGA
- a CDS encoding tail fiber protein, with protein sequence MRLKNMLFISAFSLSSTAFAQNDDASVAYILSLEDRIQKLEQDSISHNQPRIPVGTVLAFAGENIPDGYFLCDGRELTRAQYQHLYQVIGDNHGNGNGSTTFHIPDYRGLFLRGVGVDENIAPESALRLAMKPGGSTGAKVGSIQNDSDRLHSHSAGKLKNSASNLLISGNASPNNSSISGYTSDSGAHSHEFDDAYFSSRNGNGTNPKGASKSGEDGVPAHGYYERRENTDAGGSHVHSFSFNLPNYNLNFTQKTALPQIISGRTGVTGGKESRPKNANVNYIIKYR encoded by the coding sequence ATGAGATTAAAAAATATGTTATTTATTTCTGCTTTTTCTTTATCATCAACAGCATTTGCTCAGAATGACGATGCTTCGGTTGCATATATTTTAAGCTTAGAAGATAGGATTCAAAAACTAGAACAAGACAGTATCAGTCACAATCAACCACGAATTCCTGTAGGTACAGTGCTTGCCTTTGCTGGGGAAAATATCCCAGATGGCTATTTTCTGTGCGATGGGAGAGAGCTTACAAGAGCACAATACCAACATCTTTACCAAGTTATTGGTGACAATCATGGCAACGGCAATGGTTCGACTACCTTTCATATACCTGACTACCGTGGTTTATTCTTAAGAGGTGTTGGTGTTGATGAAAATATTGCTCCCGAATCTGCTCTTCGCCTTGCAATGAAACCCGGCGGAAGCACAGGTGCAAAAGTAGGTTCCATTCAAAATGATTCCGATCGCTTGCACTCGCACTCTGCTGGAAAGCTAAAAAATTCCGCGAGTAATTTGTTAATTTCGGGAAATGCAAGTCCTAATAATAGTAGTATTAGCGGATACACAAGTGATAGCGGAGCACATTCCCACGAATTTGATGATGCTTATTTTTCATCACGAAATGGAAATGGAACAAATCCAAAGGGCGCCTCAAAAAGTGGCGAAGATGGAGTGCCTGCCCATGGCTATTATGAAAGACGTGAAAACACAGATGCAGGTGGATCTCACGTGCACTCATTCTCATTTAATCTCCCAAACTACAACCTAAACTTCACGCAAAAAACAGCCCTACCCCAAATCATTTCGGGTCGCACAGGTGTAACAGGTGGCAAAGAATCACGTCCGAAAAATGCGAATGTGAATTATATTATTAAATATCGTTAG
- a CDS encoding M1 family metallopeptidase: MIIGSHLEKIFSSNEEKSENSYGLKHFPANKVTKLNYDSNRPLEQRHIYLNLDIDFKNNTLHGVAHIIFQTKLEQIETFFLDANELNIFNVAYAPFNFEDYFSGKKNSELSLKKLEKIQYKECAYESTSDKLNITLPVKLKSNQYFILKVKYNTIEPNAGMYFIHKLTKSHAKYNCIWTQGQDTDASYWFPCQNDPRLKITTDIEVTFPKDWNALSNGIKVSEKIEGNKKYQHWKMNKANSPYLVALVAGELELYSDTWRKKEVAILIPQEHKKQKEVILNETKEMLEFYSNYWDYEFPWEKYGQAFIADFIYGGMENTSITINTDEVLGPVHFSLGSDFRSILIMHEMAHQWFGDLLTCKTWAQGWLNEGFATQSEMLWDEYKNGKVSGIFYARDHFLSGYLSEAKSYLRPIVCSQYEYPAEIFDAHLYQKAALFLNYLRDIMGEIIFKKSINHYLNKNAYKAVETADLMNAMQECSGINPAPYFDNFIFRGGHLVLDVQVAMSELNPNFVEIKVEQKQEISKEFPLFSFETYIALYYADGSNEEIKVFVDEKIKKIILPLKQKISFCIFDPRSTLISETEQKIPEIHCRNILKNNDSSLAYLKYIATKCILAHFPSQENLKYILAWLKIEPSFRARESTYSLLAEKGSQYSYDLLVQIEERHSLCRTPYLTALAKCYHEQPSKIFEQLVKLSQNEKENLHAQRAALLGINQLSKNYSLLRKEEYRKKILKLADEIIEDGSSHGLLENAAFSLIAELGNSKYIAKLIPITEEFIQHWRINTGALMALAQIVSRYPELRSEVRPALNRFAKIYFPTRVVMCMPQVWIASQDPWYENAFYQYVNRKNYGLFSILIPLARRTLAQFAKNIEKEAIGEKLVEIVELKEKLAHLEKEIKELKLILPLKEKQSS, from the coding sequence ATGATAATCGGCTCACATTTAGAAAAAATATTTAGCAGCAATGAAGAGAAATCTGAAAATTCTTACGGCTTAAAGCATTTTCCCGCAAATAAAGTGACAAAGCTAAATTATGACAGCAACAGACCCCTCGAACAGCGGCATATTTATTTAAATCTCGATATCGATTTTAAAAACAATACGCTGCATGGTGTGGCACATATTATATTTCAAACAAAGCTAGAGCAGATTGAAACGTTTTTTTTGGATGCAAACGAGCTGAATATTTTTAATGTTGCATATGCTCCCTTTAACTTTGAAGATTACTTTTCAGGTAAAAAGAATTCTGAACTTTCTTTAAAAAAATTAGAAAAAATTCAATACAAAGAATGTGCTTATGAAAGCACGAGTGATAAGTTAAATATAACCTTGCCTGTAAAGTTAAAAAGCAATCAATATTTTATCTTAAAAGTAAAATACAACACCATTGAACCCAATGCAGGCATGTATTTTATTCATAAACTGACGAAAAGTCATGCCAAATACAATTGCATTTGGACACAAGGGCAAGACACAGACGCTTCATATTGGTTTCCATGTCAAAACGATCCTCGATTGAAAATAACGACAGACATTGAAGTGACTTTTCCTAAAGATTGGAATGCCCTTTCAAATGGTATAAAAGTCTCGGAAAAAATAGAAGGCAATAAAAAATATCAACACTGGAAAATGAATAAAGCAAACTCACCTTATTTAGTAGCACTTGTTGCAGGTGAACTCGAACTTTATTCAGACACGTGGCGAAAAAAAGAAGTCGCAATTTTAATCCCCCAAGAACACAAAAAACAAAAAGAAGTGATCTTAAACGAAACAAAAGAAATGCTCGAATTCTATTCCAACTATTGGGACTATGAATTCCCATGGGAAAAATATGGCCAGGCATTTATCGCAGACTTTATTTACGGCGGCATGGAAAACACTTCCATTACAATTAATACCGACGAAGTCTTAGGTCCCGTCCACTTTAGTTTGGGCTCTGATTTCCGCTCTATTTTAATTATGCATGAAATGGCTCACCAGTGGTTTGGCGATTTACTCACTTGTAAAACATGGGCTCAAGGTTGGCTCAATGAAGGCTTCGCCACCCAAAGTGAAATGCTTTGGGATGAATATAAAAATGGCAAAGTCAGTGGAATTTTTTATGCTCGGGATCATTTTCTTTCTGGCTACTTAAGTGAAGCAAAGTCATACTTACGTCCTATCGTTTGCTCACAGTATGAATATCCGGCAGAAATATTTGATGCCCATCTCTATCAAAAAGCAGCGCTCTTTTTAAATTATTTAAGAGATATTATGGGCGAAATAATATTTAAAAAATCTATAAATCATTACTTAAATAAAAATGCTTATAAAGCTGTTGAAACCGCCGACTTAATGAACGCCATGCAAGAGTGCAGCGGTATCAATCCTGCTCCCTATTTCGATAATTTTATATTCCGCGGTGGCCACCTTGTTCTTGACGTACAAGTTGCAATGTCCGAGTTAAATCCCAATTTTGTTGAAATAAAAGTCGAACAGAAACAAGAAATATCAAAAGAATTCCCACTCTTTTCATTTGAAACATATATTGCTCTTTATTATGCAGATGGCAGCAACGAAGAAATTAAAGTTTTTGTTGACGAGAAAATTAAGAAAATTATTCTCCCGCTCAAACAAAAAATTTCTTTCTGTATTTTTGATCCTCGCTCCACCCTTATATCTGAAACTGAGCAGAAAATACCAGAAATACATTGCAGAAATATCCTAAAAAATAACGACTCGAGCTTAGCTTACCTAAAATACATTGCCACAAAATGTATTTTAGCTCATTTTCCGAGCCAAGAAAATTTAAAGTATATTTTAGCTTGGTTGAAAATAGAACCCAGTTTTCGCGCCCGTGAATCCACTTATAGTTTATTAGCTGAAAAAGGTTCACAATATTCTTATGATCTCCTAGTACAAATAGAAGAAAGACACTCCCTGTGTCGCACACCTTATCTCACAGCTCTAGCAAAATGTTATCATGAACAGCCTAGTAAAATATTTGAGCAACTTGTTAAGTTAAGCCAAAATGAAAAGGAAAACTTACATGCACAGAGAGCAGCACTACTTGGGATCAACCAACTTTCTAAGAATTATTCCTTACTGAGAAAAGAAGAATATAGAAAAAAAATACTGAAACTCGCCGATGAAATAATAGAAGATGGATCTTCCCATGGTCTCCTTGAAAATGCAGCTTTTAGTTTAATTGCGGAATTAGGTAACAGCAAATATATAGCAAAGCTTATTCCAATTACGGAAGAGTTTATCCAGCATTGGCGAATTAACACAGGTGCCTTGATGGCTTTGGCACAAATCGTCTCACGCTATCCAGAATTGCGCTCTGAGGTTCGCCCAGCCTTAAATCGCTTTGCCAAAATATATTTTCCAACACGCGTCGTCATGTGCATGCCACAGGTGTGGATTGCAAGCCAAGATCCCTGGTATGAAAATGCTTTTTATCAATATGTTAATCGGAAAAATTATGGTTTATTTTCAATCCTTATTCCTCTTGCAAGAAGAACTCTCGCCCAATTTGCCAAAAATATAGAAAAAGAAGCTATAGGTGAAAAATTGGTAGAAATTGTTGAGCTGAAAGAAAAACTCGCGCATTTAGAAAAAGAAATAAAGGAATTAAAACTTATTTTGCCTTTAAAAGAGAAGCAAAGTTCGTAA
- a CDS encoding crossover junction endodeoxyribonuclease RuvC produces MRIIGIDPGTRIAGYGVIDLSEQKSLKAIAAGAWKLDVQKELPPRLATLAIEFRRVVETYKPSHMCLELSFLADNPRTALFLGHARGVILSEAHQLGLVISEISATSAKKIISGNGRAEKAAIAKIMSSMLGFNFDKLPFDATDALAIACADAMRNRDQVFADSVVPLSEKSQAKVNILNEWQKRKKKSNTRITNFASLLKAK; encoded by the coding sequence ATGCGCATAATTGGTATCGATCCCGGCACACGCATAGCGGGTTATGGAGTTATCGATCTCTCAGAACAAAAGAGTTTAAAAGCCATCGCTGCAGGCGCATGGAAATTGGATGTGCAAAAAGAACTTCCGCCACGCTTAGCAACTTTAGCCATTGAATTTAGACGTGTCGTTGAAACTTACAAACCGAGTCATATGTGTCTTGAGCTGTCATTTTTAGCGGACAATCCACGCACGGCTTTGTTTTTAGGGCATGCGCGAGGGGTGATTTTATCTGAAGCGCATCAGCTTGGTTTAGTCATTTCAGAAATCAGTGCCACTTCGGCTAAGAAAATCATTTCTGGCAATGGCCGCGCAGAAAAAGCAGCCATTGCAAAAATCATGTCCTCCATGCTGGGCTTTAATTTCGACAAACTTCCCTTCGATGCCACCGATGCCCTTGCTATTGCCTGTGCCGATGCTATGCGCAACCGCGATCAAGTCTTTGCCGATTCTGTTGTTCCGTTAAGTGAAAAATCGCAAGCAAAAGTGAACATTCTAAATGAATGGCAAAAAAGAAAAAAGAAAAGTAACACGCGGATTACGAACTTTGCTTCTCTTTTAAAGGCAAAATAA